From Acidipropionibacterium acidipropionici, one genomic window encodes:
- the recR gene encoding recombination mediator RecR translates to MYDGPLQDLIDALSRLPGIGPKGAQRIAFHILDASQEEVDALADTLREVKEKAKFCSVCFNVSADETCRYCRDSRRDQSVICVVEESKDVIAVERTREFRGLYHVLGGAISPLDGKGPADLHIRELCTRLADGVVTEVILATNPNLEGEATASYLSRLLTPMGVKVSRLASGLPVGGDLEYADEVTLGRAFEGRRYVSAEPDARTA, encoded by the coding sequence ATGTACGACGGTCCGCTGCAAGACCTCATCGACGCCCTCTCCCGGCTGCCCGGGATCGGTCCGAAGGGGGCGCAGCGCATCGCGTTCCACATCCTCGACGCATCGCAGGAGGAGGTGGACGCCCTCGCCGACACCCTGCGCGAGGTCAAGGAGAAGGCGAAGTTCTGCTCGGTGTGCTTCAACGTCTCGGCCGACGAGACCTGTCGCTACTGCCGTGACTCCCGGCGCGACCAGTCGGTGATCTGCGTCGTCGAGGAGTCGAAGGACGTCATCGCGGTGGAGCGCACCCGGGAGTTCCGAGGGCTGTATCACGTCCTGGGCGGGGCGATCTCACCGCTGGACGGCAAGGGCCCTGCCGATCTTCACATTCGCGAGCTGTGCACCAGGCTGGCCGACGGCGTCGTCACCGAGGTGATCCTGGCCACGAACCCGAACCTGGAGGGCGAGGCGACGGCCTCCTACCTCTCGCGGCTGCTGACACCGATGGGGGTCAAGGTGTCGCGGCTGGCGTCGGGCCTTCCGGTCGGCGGCGATCTGGAGTACGCCGACGAGGTGACGCTGGGCCGTGCCTTCGAGGGGCGTCGCTATGTGAGCGCGGAGCCGGACGCCCGTACCGCCTGA
- a CDS encoding endonuclease III domain-containing protein has translation MPTTLDLRDLPAALRAHLGPRTAWWTVRSPFEILVGCVLVQNTNWRNVEGSLAGLRDASVDSPADLLNTTTPELTALIRSSGFQTSKERALRGLCGWWATRLGGTGPAIKAPVEASALLATSALLPETPTPQLRAELLGLRGIGPETADVIMLYLLGRGVFVSDTYARRLLTRLGLAVPRSYNALARLVTRQVDLDLAGWQEFHGLIDDYGKQYCTGDAAWERGPLAGHRLAPKDGGAVHAR, from the coding sequence ATGCCCACCACCCTGGATCTGCGGGACCTCCCGGCCGCCCTCCGCGCGCACCTGGGCCCGCGGACGGCGTGGTGGACGGTGCGCTCCCCCTTCGAGATCCTCGTCGGCTGCGTCCTGGTGCAGAACACGAACTGGCGAAACGTCGAGGGCTCCCTGGCCGGCCTGCGCGACGCCAGCGTCGACTCCCCCGCCGATCTGCTGAACACGACGACACCCGAACTCACCGCACTCATCCGCAGCTCCGGATTCCAGACCTCCAAGGAGCGCGCCCTGCGCGGCCTGTGCGGCTGGTGGGCCACCCGTCTGGGTGGGACGGGCCCGGCCATCAAGGCGCCCGTCGAGGCCTCGGCGCTGCTCGCCACCTCGGCGCTGCTGCCCGAAACGCCCACGCCGCAGCTGCGCGCGGAGCTGCTCGGCCTGCGGGGGATCGGCCCCGAGACGGCCGACGTCATCATGCTCTATCTGCTGGGTCGCGGGGTCTTCGTCTCCGACACCTACGCCCGCAGGCTGCTGACCCGGCTCGGGCTGGCGGTTCCCCGCAGTTACAACGCCCTGGCCCGTCTGGTGACCCGGCAGGTGGATCTGGACCTGGCCGGCTGGCAGGAGTTCCACGGACTCATCGACGACTACGGCAAGCAGTACTGCACCGGCGACGCCGCCTGGGAGCGCGGCCCGCTGGCCGGCCACCGCCTCGCGCCGAAGGACGGGGGCGCGGTGCATGCCCGTTGA
- a CDS encoding YbaB/EbfC family nucleoid-associated protein has protein sequence MTTPEGGFDMSGFDMNGLLAQAQAMQAQLAQAQQELAAATFEGSAGGGLVTATVSGSGELQALVIKPEAVDPEDTETLSDLIVAAVRDASAKAAAKQASLVPKIPGLGM, from the coding sequence ATGACCACTCCCGAGGGCGGCTTCGACATGAGCGGCTTCGACATGAACGGGCTGCTGGCTCAGGCTCAGGCGATGCAGGCCCAGCTCGCCCAGGCCCAGCAGGAGCTCGCCGCCGCGACCTTCGAGGGCTCGGCCGGCGGCGGTCTGGTGACGGCCACGGTGAGCGGCTCGGGGGAGCTCCAGGCGCTCGTCATCAAGCCTGAGGCGGTCGATCCCGAGGACACCGAGACCCTGTCGGATCTCATCGTCGCCGCGGTCCGCGACGCCTCGGCGAAGGCCGCGGCCAAGCAGGCGTCGCTCGTCCCGAAGATCCCCGGCCTGGGGATGTGA
- a CDS encoding APC family permease: MAKDNAAAQAPETREDSGLRRSLTLRDLIVYGLLFIGPTAPMGTFGVLDARSGGAIGLVFVVATLAMAFTAWSYARMSRAVPLAGSVFAYASAGLGRRPGFIAGWMIGLDYLFIPSMASLFTGIAAHQLIPAVPVWVFTLIGILIITGLNLAGVKTAAIVGFVMLAIEVAVLAVFVVAAAVVLARHGAQRPWLSPLTGLDGFDLAGILGAVSVAVLAFLGFDAIASFAEETTGSNRQVSRALQFCLALAGALFVVQTYLGALLSPLTPAYLNAHQGEQGTAFYQLLDTQIGTWFGTTVTLIKAVGPVFSALVAQAAVSRLMFGMARDGALPKALATVDPRTRTPRTAVLVSAVFTILIAIAAAVREDGLEVLSSMVTVGALVGFLFLHAAVIGYYVRGRRTEQRTRHIVVPVVGAVIIAIVLALAAHLALAIAAVWLVIGVVVLVIRESRRKEPERS, translated from the coding sequence ATGGCCAAGGACAACGCCGCGGCTCAGGCGCCGGAGACGCGCGAGGACTCCGGTCTCAGACGCAGCCTGACCCTGCGGGACCTCATCGTCTACGGCCTGCTGTTCATCGGTCCGACAGCCCCGATGGGCACCTTCGGCGTCCTGGACGCGCGCAGCGGCGGGGCGATCGGCCTGGTCTTCGTGGTGGCCACCCTGGCGATGGCCTTCACGGCCTGGTCCTACGCGCGGATGTCCCGGGCGGTGCCCCTGGCCGGCTCGGTCTTCGCCTACGCCTCGGCCGGGCTGGGACGCCGCCCTGGCTTCATCGCCGGCTGGATGATCGGCCTGGACTACCTGTTCATCCCCTCGATGGCCTCCCTGTTCACCGGCATCGCCGCCCACCAGCTCATCCCCGCCGTGCCGGTCTGGGTGTTCACCCTGATCGGCATCCTCATCATCACCGGCCTGAACCTGGCCGGCGTCAAGACCGCCGCGATCGTCGGTTTCGTGATGCTGGCCATCGAGGTGGCGGTGCTGGCCGTCTTCGTCGTCGCGGCCGCCGTGGTGCTGGCCCGCCACGGGGCGCAGCGGCCGTGGCTCTCCCCGCTGACCGGCCTGGACGGATTCGACCTCGCCGGGATCCTCGGGGCCGTCTCGGTCGCCGTCCTGGCCTTCCTCGGATTCGACGCCATCGCCAGCTTCGCCGAGGAGACCACCGGATCGAACCGTCAGGTCTCCCGGGCCCTCCAGTTCTGCCTCGCCCTGGCGGGCGCGCTGTTCGTCGTCCAGACCTACCTGGGCGCGCTGCTCTCGCCGCTGACCCCGGCCTACCTCAACGCCCATCAGGGGGAACAGGGCACCGCCTTCTACCAGCTGCTCGACACCCAGATCGGGACCTGGTTCGGCACCACCGTGACCCTCATCAAGGCGGTCGGGCCCGTCTTCTCCGCCCTGGTGGCCCAGGCTGCGGTGAGCCGGCTCATGTTCGGGATGGCCCGTGACGGGGCGCTCCCGAAGGCGCTGGCCACTGTGGACCCGAGGACCCGCACCCCGCGCACGGCGGTGCTCGTCTCGGCGGTGTTCACGATCCTCATCGCGATCGCGGCGGCGGTGCGCGAGGACGGCCTGGAGGTGCTGTCGTCGATGGTCACCGTCGGCGCTCTGGTCGGCTTCCTCTTCCTGCACGCCGCAGTGATCGGCTACTACGTGCGGGGCCGGCGCACCGAGCAGCGGACTCGCCACATCGTTGTCCCGGTGGTCGGAGCGGTCATCATCGCGATCGTGCTGGCCCTGGCCGCCCACCTCGCGCTGGCGATCGCCGCGGTCTGGCTGGTCATCGGCGTGGTCGTGCTGGTGATCCGGGAGAGCAGGCGGAAAGAGCCGGAGCGGTCCTGA
- a CDS encoding ABC transporter ATP-binding protein: MNDAPIDCRGLEKSFGRTRALNGFDLRVEPGEIAGFLGPNGAGKSTTIRILLGVLRADGGTARVLGADPWADAVALHRRMAYVPGDVSLWPGISGGEIIDYLVGLRSTAYRRSDQYRRRRRDLLERFQLDPTKKAGTYSKGNRQKVALVAALSCDADLYLFDEPTSGLDPLMEALFTAELARLRDEGRTVLLSSHILGEVENACDTVTIIRDGRAAESGRLDELRHLRRAGVEAVLSGEAADRLGALDGVHDVSRDGERMAFTVDDAAMTQVLGTLADVDAREVSIQPVRLERLFLDHYESSSDRDIPGEDGEGRHAEGKTDARGTRR, translated from the coding sequence ATGAATGACGCACCCATCGACTGCCGGGGACTCGAGAAGTCCTTCGGCCGCACCCGAGCCCTGAACGGATTCGACCTGCGTGTCGAGCCCGGCGAGATCGCCGGCTTCCTGGGGCCCAACGGGGCGGGGAAGTCCACCACCATCCGCATTCTGCTGGGCGTCCTGAGGGCCGACGGTGGGACGGCCCGGGTGCTCGGCGCCGACCCCTGGGCCGACGCCGTGGCCCTGCACCGTCGGATGGCCTACGTCCCCGGCGACGTCAGCCTGTGGCCCGGCATCTCGGGCGGGGAGATCATCGACTACCTGGTCGGGCTGCGTTCGACCGCCTACCGGAGGTCCGATCAGTACCGGAGGCGACGTCGCGACCTCCTGGAGCGGTTCCAGCTGGACCCCACCAAGAAGGCCGGCACCTATTCGAAGGGCAACCGGCAGAAGGTCGCCCTGGTGGCCGCGCTGTCCTGCGACGCCGACCTCTATCTCTTCGACGAGCCCACCTCCGGCCTCGACCCCCTCATGGAGGCCCTGTTCACCGCTGAACTCGCCCGACTCAGGGACGAGGGAAGAACGGTCCTGCTCTCCAGCCACATCCTCGGAGAGGTGGAGAACGCCTGCGACACCGTCACCATCATCCGTGACGGCCGCGCTGCCGAGAGCGGTCGGCTCGACGAGCTGCGTCACCTGCGTCGGGCCGGCGTCGAGGCGGTCCTGTCCGGCGAGGCCGCCGACCGGCTCGGGGCCCTGGACGGGGTCCACGACGTCTCCCGCGACGGGGAACGGATGGCCTTCACGGTCGACGACGCCGCGATGACGCAGGTGCTGGGGACGCTGGCGGACGTCGATGCCCGCGAGGTCAGCATCCAGCCGGTGCGCCTGGAGCGGCTCTTCCTCGACCACTACGAGAGCTCCTCCGATCGGGACATCCCCGGGGAAGATGGCGAGGGGCGGCATGCCGAGGGGAAGACGGACGCAAGGGGGACCCGACGATGA
- a CDS encoding TetR/AcrR family transcriptional regulator — translation MDSTNESGDRAPSGPGRKAGGTRGGARAQVAEETRARILDAAFGVFAEQGFAAPLRAVADRAGVSAALIVHYFGSHDGLRRACDERFDELTTELKTDVLDPVAGPAEARRQSDDIAHYAPMIGYLIRVLRAGDAASIRFVDRMSEAAEQYLARGVEAGMIRPTGDEPARARTLVAMSLGAVMLGFPTLDGRIDLETLPERLDEYRGRSLVPMLEIATYGYLTDSRILDALTHDDTTDHEPTDDDITHHNAEADGHE, via the coding sequence ATGGATTCAACGAACGAGTCGGGGGATCGGGCACCGTCCGGCCCGGGCCGCAAGGCTGGGGGGACGCGGGGAGGTGCCCGCGCTCAGGTGGCCGAGGAGACCCGGGCGCGCATTCTCGATGCGGCCTTCGGCGTCTTCGCCGAGCAGGGATTCGCCGCACCGCTGAGGGCGGTAGCCGATCGCGCCGGCGTGAGCGCGGCTCTCATCGTCCACTATTTCGGATCCCACGACGGCCTGCGGCGGGCCTGTGATGAGCGCTTCGACGAGCTGACCACCGAACTCAAGACCGACGTCCTGGATCCTGTCGCCGGGCCCGCCGAGGCCCGCCGCCAGAGCGACGACATCGCCCACTACGCCCCGATGATCGGATACCTCATCCGGGTGCTGAGGGCCGGGGACGCGGCGTCGATCCGATTCGTCGACCGGATGAGCGAGGCCGCCGAGCAGTACCTGGCGCGGGGCGTGGAGGCGGGCATGATCCGTCCCACGGGTGACGAGCCCGCCAGGGCGCGCACCCTGGTCGCTATGAGTCTGGGGGCCGTCATGCTCGGCTTCCCGACCCTCGACGGGCGCATCGATCTGGAGACGCTGCCCGAAAGGCTGGACGAGTACCGCGGGCGGTCCCTCGTCCCGATGTTGGAGATCGCCACCTACGGATACCTCACGGACTCCCGCATCCTCGACGCCCTCACCCATGACGACACCACCGACCACGAACCCACCGACGACGACATCACCCACCACAACGCTGAGGCGGACGGCCATGAATGA
- a CDS encoding thiamine-binding protein — translation MIAAFSLVPSGGRASREDGGVAEAVAAAVRVIRESGLPNRTNSMFTEIEGSWDECMDVVKKATEAVAEYGTRVSLVLKADIRPGRTGEMTGKLERLEAEISKQA, via the coding sequence ATGATCGCAGCATTCAGTCTGGTACCCAGTGGCGGACGGGCCTCCCGCGAGGACGGCGGGGTGGCCGAGGCGGTGGCCGCCGCCGTGCGGGTGATCCGCGAGTCCGGCCTGCCGAACCGCACGAACTCGATGTTCACCGAGATCGAGGGCAGCTGGGACGAGTGCATGGACGTCGTCAAGAAGGCCACCGAGGCGGTCGCCGAGTACGGCACCCGGGTCTCCCTGGTGCTCAAGGCCGACATCCGGCCGGGACGCACCGGCGAGATGACCGGGAAGCTGGAGCGCCTCGAGGCCGAGATCTCCAAGCAGGCCTGA
- a CDS encoding ABC transporter permease, giving the protein MTPLTGTLRLLGWGLRRDRLRIGMWCLGVGLTAGATVPAVRDAYPDAAARIARAEISRMPGTVVMTGPFFGAGPSGSAHDPGVGAVVVSEIGMFLLVAVAIMSILAAVSHTRGDEEAGRTELVRALPTGRAAPASAAMLLVVLMNALVAAVVAGCLVATGLDLAGSLAFGASCLVTGLAFGALALCAAQLAEHSRSAGGLAMAVLGALFLARAVGDVDDPDGGSWLSWLSPIAWAQQIRAFADLRWWPLGLGLGLAVLALVVAWLLAGRRDLGEGLLPARRGRASAPAGLVSPAGMALRLLRPSIIAWTIALLVLGVVFGSLAGAIEDLVAETPEIATWLGARGRCWIRSAVSSPPIWPPA; this is encoded by the coding sequence ATGACCCCGCTGACCGGAACCCTGCGTCTGCTGGGCTGGGGGCTGCGCCGCGACCGGCTGAGGATCGGGATGTGGTGCCTGGGCGTCGGGCTGACGGCCGGCGCCACCGTCCCGGCGGTGCGGGACGCCTACCCGGACGCGGCGGCGAGAATCGCCAGGGCCGAGATCTCGCGGATGCCGGGAACCGTCGTGATGACCGGGCCGTTCTTCGGCGCCGGCCCGTCCGGATCGGCCCATGATCCGGGTGTCGGGGCCGTGGTGGTGAGCGAGATCGGCATGTTCCTCCTGGTGGCGGTCGCCATCATGAGCATCCTCGCGGCGGTGAGCCACACCCGGGGAGACGAGGAGGCGGGGCGCACCGAACTGGTCCGTGCCCTGCCAACCGGGCGGGCAGCCCCGGCGAGCGCCGCGATGCTGCTGGTGGTGCTGATGAATGCGCTCGTCGCGGCGGTGGTGGCCGGATGCCTGGTGGCCACCGGTCTGGATCTCGCCGGATCGCTGGCCTTCGGGGCGTCGTGCCTGGTGACCGGGCTGGCCTTCGGCGCTCTGGCCCTGTGTGCCGCCCAGCTGGCAGAGCACTCCCGTTCGGCCGGCGGGCTCGCGATGGCGGTGCTGGGGGCGCTCTTCCTGGCCAGGGCGGTCGGCGACGTCGACGATCCCGACGGCGGTTCCTGGCTGTCGTGGCTCTCCCCGATCGCCTGGGCCCAGCAGATCAGGGCCTTCGCCGACCTGCGCTGGTGGCCGTTGGGGCTGGGTCTGGGTCTGGCGGTGCTTGCTCTGGTCGTCGCCTGGCTGCTGGCCGGTCGTCGGGATCTGGGGGAGGGGCTGTTGCCCGCCCGCCGGGGCCGGGCGAGTGCCCCGGCCGGTCTGGTCTCGCCGGCGGGGATGGCGCTGAGGCTCCTGCGGCCGTCGATCATCGCCTGGACGATCGCCCTGCTGGTGCTCGGCGTGGTGTTCGGCAGCCTGGCCGGCGCCATCGAGGATCTCGTCGCCGAGACGCCGGAGATCGCCACCTGGCTCGGGGCTCGGGGGCGCTGCTGGATTCGTTCGGCGGTCTCATCGCCGCCTATCTGGCCGCCGGCGTGA
- a CDS encoding DNA polymerase III subunit gamma and tau: MADEPSDDDRLDEYVQDGPDLFGGEPEPAEPGAGAEPTPADDVEEEPDDGPVDAFSGPETPLEPEGLDSEEDVDPDDLIVPEVEEPEPEPEDEPDAGPVDVPSDDVPEPPLALYRRYRPETFDEVIGQEHVTEPLKRAILNNRVNHAYLFSGPRGCGKTTSARILARALNCEKGPTPTPCGVCQSCRDLGRGGPGSIDVIEIDAASHGGVDDARDLRERAFFAPVASRYKIYIIDEAHMVTTQGFNAMLKLVEEPPPHVKFIFATTEPEKVIGTIRSRTHHYPFRLVPPKTLVTYLEQICQQEGIAVDHAVLPLVVRAGGGSVRDSLSVLDQLLGGAQADGVSYEQAAALLGYTPDALLDQIVDAFAAGDAHEVFATIDKVIEVGQDPRRFAEDLLRRMRDLVILAAVPDACTSGLIDVSPEQAGRLSHQVAGLGSGELTRAAEVLATGLTQMRGTTAPRLHLELMCSRILLPGADAGDRGYSARLERLERRMGMGDGVAGEMPAAPVPVTPVQSTGSAAPVASAETSQPSRTAGGETPQSRWQESPRQASPQPPQELDTSGAGAPPPRSSGASATSPQQPSQPRRRPRPSSRDYAPGGQGPEARRDQPQARPQENRPEQPRQDRSRQESPSSPRPDAGPRPGEQASGPAPSGQGQVDIAMVRRAWPQVLDVVRGRRKVAWMVLSQYAQVVEVHGRSATIAFANPGARQMFESGPDQATLHDAVVEVLGVDLTFTPVLGGGQGPAGPAPSGPSQPEPYSAGPGGGSGPGYGSEPGGPQEAPPDPSEPGRDQTDRDRAVDGPVGVVVDPAGGVPVPARDAADRESVAARPDSPVPAPDSTPISDGVRASAPSPAGVPMPSSGPSPSSGPSPASGPSPASASTPPERAAGDPAGGKDAGAIDDAAHHVMTHRWSARAKENIRAMSHRVDEAPPEEPPEEADWTDSEIVEAPQQSPAQLIMAELGGVVIDDPLAEQ; encoded by the coding sequence ATGGCCGACGAACCGAGTGACGACGATCGTCTCGATGAGTATGTCCAGGACGGGCCCGATCTTTTCGGCGGTGAGCCCGAGCCCGCCGAGCCGGGGGCCGGGGCCGAGCCCACTCCCGCCGACGACGTCGAGGAGGAGCCCGACGACGGGCCCGTCGACGCCTTCAGCGGCCCCGAGACGCCGCTCGAGCCCGAGGGGCTGGATTCCGAGGAGGACGTCGATCCCGACGACCTGATCGTTCCCGAGGTCGAGGAACCCGAGCCCGAGCCGGAGGATGAGCCCGATGCCGGCCCGGTGGACGTCCCCTCCGATGACGTCCCGGAGCCGCCGCTGGCCCTTTATCGCCGCTACCGTCCCGAGACCTTCGACGAGGTGATCGGCCAGGAGCACGTCACCGAGCCCCTCAAGCGGGCGATCCTCAACAACCGCGTCAACCATGCCTACCTGTTCTCGGGTCCGCGGGGGTGCGGCAAGACCACGAGCGCCCGGATCCTCGCCAGAGCCCTCAATTGCGAGAAGGGGCCGACGCCGACCCCGTGCGGGGTCTGCCAGTCCTGCCGCGACCTGGGACGGGGCGGGCCGGGGTCGATCGACGTCATCGAGATCGACGCGGCCTCCCACGGCGGCGTCGACGATGCCCGGGATCTGCGGGAGCGGGCTTTCTTCGCTCCGGTGGCCTCGCGCTACAAGATCTACATCATCGACGAGGCCCACATGGTGACCACGCAGGGCTTCAACGCCATGCTGAAACTGGTCGAGGAGCCTCCGCCGCACGTCAAGTTCATCTTCGCGACGACCGAGCCCGAGAAGGTCATCGGGACGATCCGTTCGCGCACCCATCACTACCCGTTCCGGCTCGTGCCGCCGAAGACGCTGGTCACCTACCTGGAGCAGATCTGCCAGCAGGAGGGCATCGCCGTCGATCATGCGGTGCTTCCGCTGGTCGTGCGGGCCGGCGGCGGGTCGGTGCGCGACTCCCTGTCGGTGCTCGACCAGCTGCTCGGCGGCGCCCAGGCGGACGGCGTCTCCTACGAGCAGGCCGCGGCGCTGCTCGGGTACACCCCCGACGCGCTGCTCGACCAGATCGTCGACGCCTTCGCGGCCGGCGACGCCCACGAGGTCTTCGCCACGATCGACAAGGTGATCGAGGTCGGCCAGGACCCGCGGCGGTTCGCCGAGGACCTGCTGCGCCGGATGCGCGATCTCGTCATCCTCGCGGCGGTTCCCGACGCCTGCACGAGCGGGCTGATCGACGTCTCTCCCGAGCAGGCCGGGCGGCTGTCCCATCAGGTCGCCGGGCTGGGGTCCGGGGAGCTCACCCGGGCGGCCGAGGTGCTGGCCACCGGGCTGACGCAGATGAGGGGGACGACGGCGCCGCGGCTCCATCTGGAGCTCATGTGTTCACGGATCCTGCTGCCCGGTGCCGACGCCGGTGATCGTGGCTACAGCGCCCGTCTGGAGCGTCTGGAACGTCGGATGGGGATGGGTGACGGCGTGGCGGGCGAGATGCCGGCGGCACCTGTACCCGTAACGCCTGTTCAGAGTACGGGGTCCGCTGCGCCGGTGGCGTCGGCGGAGACGTCGCAGCCGTCGAGGACCGCCGGGGGTGAGACGCCGCAGTCTCGGTGGCAGGAGTCCCCGCGTCAGGCCTCTCCGCAGCCGCCTCAGGAGCTTGACACCAGCGGCGCCGGAGCGCCGCCTCCGCGGTCCTCCGGGGCGTCCGCGACGTCGCCCCAACAGCCCTCGCAGCCGCGGCGTCGTCCACGGCCCAGCAGCCGTGACTACGCCCCCGGTGGGCAGGGCCCCGAGGCGCGCCGGGATCAGCCGCAGGCTCGACCTCAGGAGAACCGGCCCGAGCAGCCTCGCCAGGACCGGTCCCGGCAGGAGAGTCCGTCGTCTCCCCGGCCCGACGCCGGCCCCCGGCCCGGGGAGCAGGCCTCCGGGCCCGCGCCGTCCGGCCAGGGTCAGGTGGACATCGCGATGGTGCGTCGCGCCTGGCCGCAGGTCCTCGACGTCGTGAGGGGACGGCGGAAGGTGGCCTGGATGGTGCTGTCCCAGTACGCCCAGGTGGTCGAGGTGCACGGACGTTCCGCGACCATCGCCTTCGCCAATCCCGGCGCCCGTCAGATGTTCGAGAGCGGCCCGGACCAGGCGACTCTCCATGACGCGGTGGTGGAGGTGCTGGGCGTCGATCTCACCTTCACTCCGGTGCTCGGCGGCGGGCAGGGGCCCGCCGGTCCCGCTCCGTCGGGGCCCTCCCAGCCGGAACCGTATTCCGCCGGACCCGGGGGAGGCTCCGGGCCCGGATACGGCTCGGAACCCGGCGGCCCGCAGGAGGCCCCTCCGGACCCTTCTGAGCCCGGCCGCGACCAGACCGATCGTGACCGGGCGGTGGACGGACCGGTCGGCGTCGTCGTCGACCCTGCCGGCGGAGTGCCCGTCCCGGCCCGGGACGCGGCCGACCGGGAATCCGTGGCCGCGCGGCCCGATTCGCCCGTTCCGGCCCCTGATTCGACGCCGATCTCCGACGGGGTGCGGGCCAGTGCTCCGTCACCGGCCGGTGTTCCCATGCCGTCTAGTGGACCGAGCCCGTCTAGTGGACCGAGCCCGGCGAGCGGCCCGAGCCCGGCCAGCGCATCGACCCCGCCGGAACGGGCTGCCGGTGATCCGGCGGGCGGGAAGGATGCCGGGGCGATCGACGACGCGGCCCACCACGTCATGACCCACCGCTGGTCGGCGCGGGCCAAGGAGAACATCCGCGCGATGTCCCACCGTGTCGATGAGGCGCCGCCCGAGGAGCCGCCGGAGGAGGCCGACTGGACGGATTCGGAGATCGTCGAGGCGCCCCAGCAGTCCCCGGCCCAGCTCATCATGGCCGAGCTCGGCGGCGTGGTGATCGACGACCCGTTGGCGGAGCAGTAG
- a CDS encoding APC family permease has translation MPVDRLTAPPRRDHRPDRRGDGGLRRSLTLPTLIVYGLLFIGPTSPMGTFGVLDARSHGAIGLVFIIATLAVAFTAWSYARMSRAVPLAGSVFAYASAGLGRRPGFIAGWMLGLDYLFMPSMMSLILGIAAHHLVPSVPAWVFTAAGIVLMTGLNLAGIRTTTTVSFIILGVEIVMLAVFVVAAVVVLATHGPQRGWLSPLTGVGPFDPAGVIGAVSIAVLSFLGFDGIASFAEETTGSSRQVSRALVVCLVLAGALFVVQTYLAALLSPRTPGYLAAHQGEQGTDFYQLLDSQIGTWLGTTVTVVKAIGPVFSAMVAQAAASRLMYGMARDGALPRPLARIDRRTRTPRNAVLVTAVLTLSISVSAAIRPDGLDLLSSLVTVGALVGFLFLHAAVIGYFVCGRRTSHRAAHIVIPVIGGLIIATVLALAAHPALVVAGIWLAIGLAALAVRERTAG, from the coding sequence ATGCCCGTTGATCGGCTCACCGCCCCTCCTCGACGCGATCACCGGCCCGATCGCCGGGGAGACGGCGGCCTGCGACGCAGCCTGACTCTTCCCACCCTCATCGTCTACGGCCTGCTGTTCATCGGACCCACCTCCCCGATGGGCACCTTCGGTGTCCTCGACGCCCGGAGCCACGGGGCGATCGGCCTGGTCTTCATCATCGCCACCCTGGCCGTGGCCTTCACCGCATGGTCCTACGCCCGGATGTCGCGGGCCGTCCCGCTGGCGGGATCGGTCTTCGCCTACGCCTCGGCCGGGCTGGGACGCCGTCCCGGTTTCATCGCCGGCTGGATGCTGGGCCTGGACTATCTGTTCATGCCCTCGATGATGTCCCTGATCCTGGGCATCGCCGCACACCACCTCGTCCCCTCGGTGCCGGCGTGGGTGTTCACCGCGGCCGGCATCGTGCTCATGACGGGCCTGAACCTGGCCGGGATCAGGACGACGACCACTGTCAGCTTCATCATCCTCGGCGTCGAGATCGTGATGCTGGCGGTCTTCGTCGTCGCGGCGGTCGTCGTGCTGGCCACCCACGGGCCGCAGCGCGGCTGGCTCTCGCCGCTCACCGGCGTCGGCCCCTTCGATCCCGCCGGGGTGATCGGGGCGGTGTCGATCGCCGTGCTGTCCTTCCTCGGGTTCGACGGCATCGCCAGCTTCGCCGAGGAGACCACCGGATCGAGCCGCCAGGTCTCCCGCGCCCTGGTCGTCTGCCTGGTGCTGGCCGGCGCCCTGTTCGTCGTCCAGACCTATCTGGCCGCCCTGCTGTCCCCGAGGACGCCGGGCTACCTCGCCGCCCACCAGGGCGAGCAGGGCACCGACTTCTACCAGCTCCTCGACTCCCAGATCGGCACCTGGCTGGGCACCACGGTCACCGTCGTCAAGGCGATCGGGCCGGTCTTCTCGGCCATGGTGGCCCAGGCCGCGGCCAGCCGACTCATGTACGGGATGGCCCGCGACGGGGCCCTGCCCAGACCCCTGGCCAGGATCGACCGTCGCACCCGCACCCCGCGCAACGCCGTCCTGGTGACCGCCGTCCTCACCCTGTCCATCTCGGTGTCCGCGGCGATCCGCCCCGACGGCCTCGACCTGCTCTCCTCGCTGGTGACGGTCGGGGCGCTGGTCGGGTTCCTCTTCCTGCACGCCGCAGTGATCGGATACTTCGTGTGCGGACGGCGCACCTCCCACCGGGCCGCCCACATCGTCATTCCCGTGATCGGCGGCCTCATCATCGCGACCGTGCTGGCGCTGGCCGCCCACCCGGCACTGGTCGTGGCCGGAATCTGGTTGGCCATCGGGCTGGCGGCCCTGGCGGTCCGGGAGCGGACGGCCGGCTGA